Proteins encoded by one window of Chryseobacterium foetidum:
- a CDS encoding GLPGLI family protein, protein MKKIIIATLSFLSIFSYAQNQRFSYEYKFVADSLEKDKVETEIMLLNVFSKGSQFYSKATAESDSAMNAEILKQVSSGTNHINLKGTVRSGKVRHQVEKSYPEYKVDYFIKLGGEEYLVNDIRKQDWKISPDKEKIGTFMTQKATCTYAGRNWTAWFTTEIPIQDGPYKFHGLPGLIVKIEDQSKSHSYELKGVQKMDENAAFKSFKDKERYSALIILDHKKFKKAYLDYRADPNKAARNMMNSGMKFSMKDASGNPVDMNKMMKDREKKQIEANKKNNNLLELDLLK, encoded by the coding sequence ATGAAAAAAATAATTATTGCGACCCTTTCGTTTTTAAGCATTTTCAGTTACGCCCAAAATCAGCGTTTTTCTTATGAATATAAATTTGTAGCAGATTCACTGGAAAAAGATAAAGTAGAAACAGAAATAATGCTTCTGAATGTCTTTTCCAAAGGCTCGCAGTTTTACAGTAAAGCAACAGCAGAATCTGACTCTGCGATGAATGCTGAAATACTTAAGCAAGTGAGTTCCGGTACAAATCATATTAATTTAAAGGGTACAGTCAGAAGTGGAAAGGTAAGGCATCAGGTAGAAAAAAGTTATCCGGAGTACAAGGTAGATTACTTCATTAAATTAGGGGGAGAAGAGTACTTGGTTAATGATATCAGAAAACAGGATTGGAAAATCTCTCCCGACAAAGAAAAAATCGGAACGTTTATGACCCAAAAAGCAACCTGCACTTACGCTGGCAGAAACTGGACTGCATGGTTTACTACTGAAATTCCTATACAGGATGGTCCTTACAAATTTCATGGTTTGCCGGGACTGATTGTTAAGATTGAAGATCAAAGTAAATCTCATTCTTACGAATTGAAAGGAGTGCAGAAAATGGATGAAAATGCCGCATTTAAAAGTTTTAAAGATAAAGAGAGATACAGTGCATTGATTATATTGGATCACAAAAAATTTAAAAAAGCCTATTTAGACTACAGGGCAGATCCTAACAAGGCAGCAAGAAATATGATGAACTCAGGAATGAAGTTTAGCATGAAAGATGCATCCGGAAATCCCGTTGATATGAATAAAATGATGAAGGACCGCGAGAAAAAACAGATTGAAGCCAATAAAAAGAACAATAATCTTCTTGAATTAGATTTACTTAAATAA
- a CDS encoding pyruvate dehydrogenase complex dihydrolipoamide acetyltransferase → MAEVITMPRLSDTMTEGKVAKWHKKVGDKVKEGDILAEIETDKAVQDFESEIEGTLLFVGVEEGNGAAVDSVLAIIGKEGEDISSLTGGSAPAAEGASDEKKSEEESKTENETTSVEQTSAEVPAGVEVITMPRLSDTMTEGKVAKWHKNVGDTVKEGDLLAEIETDKAVQDFESEFNGVLLKQGVEEGGAAPVDTVLAIIGPQGTDVSAVGSSKPAEKSSEKSSDKPAEQKSETKTEEKPAAQASASASDRVAISPLAKKMAQDKGVDINSLQGSGENGRIVKKDIENYKPAEKTAAATSAPSAAAQVAVSFVQGEDTETPNSQVRNIIAKRLSESKFTAPHYYLMVEINMDKAIEARKEINALPDTKISFNDMIIKATAIALRKHPQVNSSWAGDKVIHRGNINIGVAVAIPDGLVVPVLKNTDQMSYTQISAGVKDMAGRAKSKGLKANEMEGSTFSISNLGMFGIETFTSIINQPNSAILSVGAIIEKPIVKNGQIVVGNTMKLSLACDHRVVDGATGAQFLQTLRTYLESPLSLLV, encoded by the coding sequence ATGGCAGAAGTAATTACAATGCCACGTCTTTCCGATACAATGACGGAAGGTAAGGTGGCAAAATGGCATAAGAAAGTAGGCGATAAGGTAAAGGAAGGAGATATCTTAGCCGAAATCGAAACCGACAAAGCAGTACAGGATTTTGAATCTGAAATCGAAGGAACACTTTTATTTGTAGGTGTAGAAGAAGGAAATGGTGCAGCTGTAGATTCTGTTTTGGCCATTATCGGTAAAGAAGGTGAAGATATTTCTTCATTAACAGGAGGAAGTGCTCCTGCAGCTGAAGGTGCTTCTGACGAGAAAAAATCTGAAGAAGAATCTAAAACTGAAAATGAAACTACAAGCGTAGAACAGACTTCAGCAGAAGTTCCTGCCGGTGTGGAAGTAATCACAATGCCGAGACTTTCTGATACAATGACAGAGGGTAAAGTAGCAAAATGGCACAAAAACGTTGGCGATACAGTAAAAGAAGGAGATCTTCTTGCTGAAATCGAAACAGATAAAGCAGTTCAGGATTTTGAATCTGAATTCAACGGCGTTTTATTAAAGCAAGGTGTAGAAGAAGGTGGTGCAGCTCCTGTTGATACTGTTTTGGCGATCATCGGGCCTCAAGGTACTGATGTTTCTGCTGTAGGATCATCAAAACCGGCTGAGAAATCATCAGAAAAATCTTCCGACAAACCAGCAGAACAGAAATCTGAAACAAAAACTGAAGAAAAGCCGGCCGCACAGGCTTCTGCTTCTGCTTCAGACAGAGTTGCAATTTCTCCTTTGGCTAAAAAAATGGCTCAGGATAAAGGGGTGGATATCAATTCACTTCAGGGTTCAGGCGAAAACGGAAGAATCGTTAAAAAAGATATTGAAAACTATAAGCCTGCTGAAAAAACTGCGGCTGCAACATCTGCTCCAAGCGCAGCAGCACAGGTTGCCGTAAGTTTTGTTCAGGGTGAAGATACTGAAACTCCAAACTCTCAGGTAAGAAATATTATCGCAAAACGTCTTTCTGAAAGTAAATTTACTGCTCCTCACTATTATCTGATGGTGGAGATCAATATGGATAAGGCGATTGAGGCAAGAAAAGAAATCAACGCACTTCCCGATACGAAAATTTCTTTCAACGATATGATTATTAAGGCTACAGCAATTGCCTTAAGAAAACATCCTCAGGTAAATTCAAGCTGGGCAGGAGACAAAGTAATCCACAGAGGAAATATCAACATCGGAGTAGCAGTAGCAATTCCGGATGGATTGGTAGTTCCGGTACTGAAGAATACAGATCAGATGTCTTACACTCAGATTTCTGCAGGTGTTAAAGATATGGCTGGAAGAGCGAAGAGCAAAGGTCTTAAGGCAAACGAAATGGAAGGTTCTACTTTCTCAATTTCAAACCTTGGAATGTTTGGTATTGAAACTTTCACAAGTATCATCAACCAACCAAACTCTGCAATTCTTTCTGTAGGTGCAATTATTGAAAAACCTATCGTTAAAAACGGTCAGATTGTAGTAGGAAATACGATGAAGCTTTCATTGGCATGTGATCACAGAGTAGTGGACGGTGCTACCGGAGCTCAATTCTTACAGACTTTAAGAACTTATTTGGAAAGTCCGTTATCTTTATTGGTATAA
- the pdhA gene encoding pyruvate dehydrogenase (acetyl-transferring) E1 component subunit alpha, whose product MKEFSKEVYLKWYEDMTMWRRFEDKCRSLYLKQKIRGFLHLYNGQEAIPAGFTHAMDLTKDSMITAYRCHIHPMAMGVDPKRIMAELCGKATGTSGGMGGSMHIFSKEHRFYGGHGIVGGQIPLGAGIAFADQYFDRKAVNICFFGDGAARQGSLHETFNMAMNWKLPVIFVVENNQYAMGTSVKRTANHEDIYKLGLGYEMPCLAVDAMDPEKVAEAAYEAIERARRGDGPTFIEARTYRFRGHSMSDAEPYRSKEEVAIAKGDDPIELIKSRILSNNWATEEELDTLDNKSRDFVEECIEFMENSPYPDTEKIYEYVYAQENYPFLDKFENQ is encoded by the coding sequence ATGAAGGAATTTTCTAAAGAGGTGTACCTGAAGTGGTATGAAGATATGACTATGTGGAGAAGGTTTGAAGACAAATGCCGTTCTCTCTATCTAAAACAAAAAATCAGAGGTTTTTTACATTTGTACAACGGTCAGGAAGCTATTCCGGCAGGTTTTACGCATGCAATGGATTTAACAAAAGACAGTATGATCACTGCATACAGATGTCACATCCATCCTATGGCAATGGGAGTAGACCCGAAAAGAATCATGGCAGAACTTTGTGGTAAAGCTACAGGTACTTCCGGAGGTATGGGTGGTTCTATGCACATTTTCAGTAAAGAACACAGATTCTACGGAGGTCACGGTATTGTAGGAGGACAGATTCCTTTGGGAGCAGGTATTGCTTTTGCAGATCAGTATTTCGACAGAAAAGCAGTAAACATCTGTTTCTTCGGAGACGGTGCTGCAAGACAGGGATCTCTTCACGAAACTTTCAACATGGCGATGAACTGGAAACTTCCTGTAATTTTCGTTGTTGAAAACAATCAGTACGCGATGGGAACTTCTGTAAAAAGAACAGCCAATCACGAAGATATCTATAAATTAGGTTTAGGATACGAAATGCCATGTCTTGCTGTAGACGCAATGGATCCTGAAAAAGTGGCTGAAGCTGCTTACGAGGCTATTGAAAGAGCAAGAAGAGGTGACGGACCAACATTTATCGAAGCAAGAACTTACCGTTTCAGAGGGCACTCAATGTCTGATGCTGAGCCGTACAGATCTAAAGAAGAAGTAGCCATCGCTAAAGGTGATGACCCTATTGAATTGATCAAATCAAGAATTCTTTCAAACAACTGGGCTACAGAAGAAGAATTGGATACTTTGGATAATAAATCAAGAGATTTCGTTGAAGAATGTATTGAGTTTATGGAAAACTCTCCATATCCAGATACTGAGAAAATCTACGAGTACGTTTACGCTCAGGAAAACTATCCGTTTTTAGACAAATTTGAAAATCAATAA
- a CDS encoding phosphatase PAP2 family protein, with product MEEKPASPLHKVSRIISDFFNPLVSLIIFFVYMSVHEYNLNQALKHFLPILLMVIIPVIAWITYNVKTGKYTNMDVSNRVQRKTLYIFIGICVIAYLVYSYLKHGRFDFVMLFILVLLLALQVSNYFIKSSMHTAFNIFVAALFFNIDTSMGIAWLFVAALVGLTRIILKRHTPKEVVLGAVIAFLVSFLYLYCDIQFRN from the coding sequence ATGGAAGAAAAACCAGCTTCGCCTTTACACAAAGTATCCAGAATCATTTCAGATTTTTTCAATCCTCTTGTATCCCTTATCATATTTTTCGTGTATATGAGTGTGCACGAATACAATCTCAATCAGGCACTGAAACATTTTCTGCCCATTTTATTAATGGTCATAATCCCTGTGATAGCGTGGATTACCTACAATGTGAAAACGGGAAAATACACCAATATGGATGTGTCTAACCGTGTGCAGCGCAAGACCCTTTACATATTTATCGGTATCTGTGTAATTGCTTATCTGGTTTATTCCTATCTAAAACATGGCAGATTTGATTTTGTCATGCTTTTTATTTTGGTTTTACTTCTGGCTTTGCAGGTCAGTAATTATTTTATTAAAAGTTCCATGCATACTGCTTTTAACATTTTTGTAGCGGCTTTATTTTTCAATATTGATACTTCAATGGGAATTGCCTGGCTTTTTGTTGCTGCTTTGGTAGGTTTAACGAGAATTATTCTGAAAAGACACACGCCGAAAGAAGTTGTTTTAGGGGCAGTTATCGCTTTTTTGGTTTCTTTTCTTTATCTTTATTGCGATATTCAATTCAGGAACTAA
- a CDS encoding BlaI/MecI/CopY family transcriptional regulator: MKINHLTPAEENLMRLFWKLNSFYLKDVMEHHPEPKPHQNTVSTYLKILVEKGYLKTEKEGRIFKYSALVPVEDYRNFLLREIAEHFFDNSGKEIVTFLFMENLVTKDDFKEYLGEDLEIKPPKIKEPKLEIAEEILNPKKDKKSKDKKKKKKKD, from the coding sequence ATGAAAATCAATCATCTTACACCAGCTGAAGAAAATCTGATGAGACTTTTCTGGAAGCTGAATTCTTTTTATCTGAAAGATGTGATGGAGCATCATCCAGAGCCCAAACCGCATCAAAATACCGTTTCCACATATCTTAAAATTCTGGTTGAGAAAGGCTATCTGAAAACCGAAAAAGAAGGTCGGATTTTTAAATACAGTGCTCTCGTTCCTGTGGAAGATTACAGAAACTTTTTATTGAGAGAAATTGCAGAGCACTTTTTTGATAATTCAGGAAAAGAAATTGTGACGTTTCTTTTCATGGAAAATCTTGTCACAAAAGATGATTTTAAAGAATATCTGGGGGAAGATTTAGAAATTAAACCTCCGAAAATTAAAGAACCAAAACTGGAAATTGCTGAAGAAATTCTTAATCCCAAAAAAGATAAAAAGTCTAAAGACAAAAAAAAGAAAAAGAAAAAAGACTGA
- a CDS encoding RNA recognition motif domain-containing protein has protein sequence MNIFVSNINYATKEHELQDLFSEFGEVSSAKIITDRETGRSRGFGFIEMGDAEGQQAIEALHEKEFNGKALNVSEAKPREDKPRRSFDNNRSGGGGYGGGNRSGGGGGYGNNRGNGGGSYGGGNDRGGNRW, from the coding sequence ATGAACATTTTTGTTTCAAACATCAATTACGCAACTAAAGAACATGAGTTGCAGGATCTATTTTCAGAGTTTGGAGAAGTTTCTTCAGCTAAAATCATCACAGACAGAGAGACTGGTCGCTCAAGAGGTTTCGGATTTATCGAAATGGGTGACGCAGAAGGACAACAGGCTATCGAAGCTTTGCACGAGAAAGAATTTAACGGAAAAGCGTTAAACGTTTCTGAAGCTAAGCCAAGAGAAGATAAACCAAGAAGAAGTTTTGATAACAACAGAAGCGGTGGCGGAGGCTACGGTGGAGGTAACAGAAGCGGCGGAGGCGGCGGTTACGGTAACAATAGAGGTAACGGTGGTGGAAGTTACGGTGGTGGAAACGACCGTGGCGGAAATCGTTGGTAA
- a CDS encoding DUF6157 family protein encodes MKIHTTNYQNTFIEVAEDCPVSVSEVPPSKKTETAAEIQFRLIRNNPYLFTSDDLVFETYAVKNNLTDSEKPDERIKFFSKGQPCLRSSALSKRYGFGIHHDEDSKIALFPVESDGYRQFLADDSVKKVKAMRSKRSRSETN; translated from the coding sequence ATGAAAATTCACACTACAAATTATCAAAATACTTTTATTGAAGTAGCTGAAGACTGTCCGGTTTCGGTTTCTGAAGTTCCGCCTTCAAAAAAAACTGAAACGGCTGCCGAAATACAGTTTAGACTGATCAGAAACAATCCTTATCTCTTCACGTCTGATGATCTCGTATTTGAAACCTACGCTGTCAAAAACAATTTAACTGATTCTGAAAAGCCTGACGAACGCATTAAGTTTTTCTCAAAAGGCCAGCCTTGCCTCCGGTCATCGGCTCTTTCAAAAAGATACGGATTTGGAATACATCATGATGAAGATTCTAAAATTGCACTTTTTCCTGTAGAATCTGATGGATACAGACAATTTCTTGCAGATGATTCTGTCAAAAAAGTAAAAGCCATGCGTTCCAAAAGAAGTCGAAGCGAAACCAATTAG
- a CDS encoding acyl-CoA thioesterase, with translation MNYHTRKWVKPEDLNPNQSLFGGRLLQWIDEEAALYAVIQLENKKIVTKFISEINFVSSAKQGDIIEIGIEVTKFGSTSVTLACQVRNKMTHQTIITVDRIVMVNLDEDGNPKPHGKTKVEFVKDRLKPKDSDEDFH, from the coding sequence ATGAATTATCACACCAGAAAATGGGTAAAACCAGAAGACCTTAATCCCAACCAATCACTTTTCGGAGGAAGATTGTTGCAGTGGATTGATGAAGAAGCGGCACTCTACGCTGTTATTCAGCTTGAAAACAAGAAAATCGTAACCAAATTTATATCAGAAATTAATTTTGTGAGCTCTGCCAAACAGGGAGATATTATTGAAATTGGTATTGAAGTAACAAAATTTGGCTCCACATCTGTGACTTTGGCCTGTCAGGTAAGAAATAAAATGACGCACCAAACGATTATTACAGTCGACAGAATTGTAATGGTAAACCTTGATGAAGATGGAAATCCTAAACCTCATGGCAAAACAAAAGTGGAATTTGTAAAAGACAGGCTTAAACCAAAGGATAGCGATGAAGATTTTCATTAA
- a CDS encoding helix-turn-helix domain-containing protein — protein MKIFIKNMVCNRCISAVSKIFEDAGIDVAQIRLGEVELKSEISEEVLNNIEENLINTGFERIKDSSQQLIEKIKNLIITKIGSLDIAENFVLSEFLSANLHKDYSLISKTFSQTENVTLEQFFILQKIEKVKELLLYNEFTLTEISAKLGYKSVQHLSAQFRYSTGFSPTEFKKLKTNNRKALDLI, from the coding sequence ATGAAGATTTTCATTAAAAATATGGTATGCAACCGTTGTATTTCGGCAGTTTCAAAAATTTTTGAGGATGCCGGAATTGACGTCGCTCAAATCAGATTAGGTGAAGTGGAACTGAAATCTGAAATCTCAGAAGAAGTTTTAAATAACATCGAAGAAAACCTGATTAATACTGGATTTGAAAGGATAAAAGATTCTTCGCAGCAACTTATTGAAAAAATTAAAAATCTGATTATAACAAAAATCGGCAGCCTCGATATTGCTGAAAATTTTGTTTTGTCTGAATTTCTGTCTGCAAATCTGCACAAAGATTACAGTTTGATTTCCAAAACTTTTTCACAAACCGAAAACGTTACTTTGGAGCAGTTCTTTATTCTTCAGAAAATTGAAAAGGTAAAAGAGTTACTTCTGTATAACGAATTTACGCTCACTGAAATCTCTGCGAAACTCGGCTACAAAAGTGTTCAGCATTTATCAGCTCAATTCAGATACAGCACAGGCTTCTCTCCTACCGAATTTAAAAAACTGAAAACCAATAATCGTAAAGCCTTGGATTTGATTTAA
- a CDS encoding copper-transporting P-type ATPase, translated as MENKSHQHKKPHPSERISPSSVYYCPMECEGEKVYFQQGKRCPTCNMFLVPIEEKLEKDPNYKPKFSKTNLPENFKDNIGKYYCPMFCEGDKVYDSNVGCPVCHMHLEEITDDLVGSGMSEAASHYSSHETRSPKHETDTSGKYYCPMFCEGDKVYDSNVGCPVCGMDLVKYPDKNGDDSDETYSVLKRKLFISLAFTIPVFILSMGGMLIEFPFSHELQGWFELILTLPVLFYSGWFLMKRGWISFKTWNLNMFSLIALGVSAAFIFSIAALIFPNLIPHEIRGHNHEIPLYFEAVCVILTLVILGQLMEALAHKKTGNAIKELMSLSPDEANLIVNHEEKKVSLSEIKIGDILKVKPGEKIPVDGKIIEGNSVIDESMITGEPIPVEKNVDSKVSAGTINGNQVFLMKADKVGDETLLAKIIKMVNDASRSRAPIQKLTDKVAKVFVPVVILISVSTFILWQIFGPENQKTLFAFVNAVAVLIVACPCALGLATPMSLMVGIGKGAKNGILIKNAEALEQMNKVNVLITDKTGTLTEGKPSLEHIESHESDKNLILKLAFSLNQNSEHPLSNAVIKKAKNENISAEKVSSFENISGKGVKGTINGKTVYLGNEKLLSSNQISIPEHLKSKVAEVQLKAHTISFLVQDNEVLGFLSFTDKIKESSEKAVQQLQNEGIEVIMMTGDNENTAKAVAEELGIKNFKASCLPEDKLNEVKKLQSQGKIVAMTGDGINDSPALAQANIGIAMGTGTDVAIESAEITLLKGDLLGVAQAKLLSEKLLKNIKENLFFAFVYNVLGIPVAAGLLYPFFGILLSPMIAAAAMSVSSLSVILNSLRLNSVDLKGK; from the coding sequence ATGGAAAACAAATCTCATCAACATAAAAAACCGCATCCCAGCGAAAGAATATCCCCAAGTTCGGTGTATTACTGCCCGATGGAATGTGAAGGCGAAAAAGTCTATTTTCAACAGGGCAAAAGATGCCCGACCTGCAACATGTTCCTCGTTCCTATTGAGGAAAAACTGGAAAAAGATCCCAATTATAAGCCTAAATTCTCAAAAACAAATCTTCCCGAAAATTTTAAAGACAATATCGGAAAATATTATTGTCCGATGTTCTGTGAGGGTGATAAAGTCTATGATTCCAACGTCGGTTGCCCTGTCTGCCACATGCATCTGGAAGAGATTACTGATGATTTGGTTGGAAGCGGGATGTCAGAAGCTGCAAGTCATTATTCATCACACGAAACACGAAGCCCGAAACACGAAACTGACACCTCGGGAAAATACTACTGCCCCATGTTTTGTGAAGGCGATAAAGTATATGATTCCAACGTTGGCTGTCCGGTTTGCGGAATGGATCTCGTAAAATATCCCGATAAAAACGGTGATGATTCCGATGAAACTTATTCTGTTTTAAAACGAAAATTATTTATCTCTCTGGCATTTACCATTCCGGTTTTCATTCTTTCTATGGGTGGAATGCTGATAGAGTTTCCTTTCTCACACGAACTTCAGGGATGGTTTGAATTGATTCTTACACTTCCGGTATTATTTTACTCAGGATGGTTTCTGATGAAAAGAGGATGGATTTCCTTTAAAACATGGAATCTTAATATGTTCAGTCTGATTGCGCTGGGCGTTTCCGCCGCATTTATTTTCAGCATCGCTGCTTTGATATTTCCCAATTTAATTCCACACGAAATCCGTGGTCACAATCATGAAATTCCTCTCTACTTTGAGGCAGTTTGCGTGATTCTAACTTTGGTTATTTTAGGACAATTGATGGAAGCTTTAGCCCACAAAAAAACAGGAAATGCCATCAAAGAACTGATGAGTTTATCGCCTGATGAAGCTAATTTGATTGTTAATCATGAAGAAAAGAAAGTTTCACTCTCCGAAATAAAAATTGGAGATATTCTGAAAGTAAAGCCTGGAGAAAAAATTCCTGTAGACGGAAAAATTATCGAGGGAAATTCTGTTATCGACGAAAGTATGATTACGGGCGAACCCATTCCTGTAGAGAAGAATGTTGACTCAAAAGTGAGTGCAGGAACCATCAACGGAAATCAGGTTTTTCTGATGAAAGCTGACAAAGTCGGTGATGAAACTTTGCTCGCAAAAATCATCAAAATGGTCAACGACGCCAGCCGAAGCCGCGCTCCTATTCAGAAACTGACGGACAAAGTGGCGAAAGTTTTTGTTCCTGTCGTGATTTTAATTTCAGTTTCAACTTTTATTTTATGGCAGATTTTCGGTCCTGAAAACCAGAAAACCCTGTTTGCCTTTGTGAACGCCGTTGCAGTTTTAATTGTTGCCTGTCCGTGTGCTTTAGGTCTGGCAACGCCGATGTCTTTGATGGTAGGAATTGGAAAGGGAGCAAAAAATGGAATTCTAATTAAAAATGCCGAAGCCCTTGAACAGATGAATAAAGTAAACGTCTTAATTACCGACAAAACAGGAACTTTAACTGAAGGAAAACCGTCTTTGGAACACATAGAATCTCATGAAAGTGATAAAAATTTAATCTTAAAATTAGCATTTTCATTAAATCAAAATTCAGAACATCCTCTGTCAAATGCTGTTATTAAAAAAGCTAAAAACGAAAATATCTCAGCAGAAAAAGTCAGCAGTTTCGAAAATATTTCCGGTAAGGGTGTGAAAGGGACTATTAATGGAAAAACGGTTTATCTTGGCAACGAAAAACTTTTGAGTTCAAACCAAATTTCTATTCCTGAACACTTGAAATCGAAGGTAGCTGAAGTTCAGTTAAAAGCACATACGATATCTTTTTTGGTTCAGGACAACGAGGTTTTAGGTTTCCTCAGTTTTACGGATAAAATTAAAGAATCATCTGAAAAAGCCGTTCAACAGTTGCAGAATGAAGGCATTGAAGTGATCATGATGACCGGAGATAATGAAAACACAGCGAAAGCTGTTGCGGAGGAATTAGGAATTAAAAATTTCAAAGCCAGCTGTCTTCCCGAAGATAAATTGAATGAAGTGAAAAAACTTCAGTCTCAGGGAAAAATTGTAGCCATGACCGGCGACGGAATCAACGACTCTCCTGCCCTTGCCCAAGCCAATATCGGAATTGCGATGGGAACCGGAACTGATGTCGCTATTGAAAGTGCTGAAATCACTTTGCTTAAAGGTGATCTTTTGGGTGTTGCTCAGGCAAAATTGTTGAGTGAAAAGTTGCTTAAAAACATTAAAGAAAATCTGTTCTTCGCCTTTGTTTATAATGTTTTGGGAATTCCGGTTGCGGCAGGATTGTTGTACCCGTTTTTTGGAATTTTACTTTCGCCAATGATTGCGGCGGCAGCAATGAGCGTGAGTTCTTTATCTGTGATTTTAAATTCTCTGAGGCTTAATTCAGTTGATTTGAAAGGTAAATAA
- a CDS encoding DUF72 domain-containing protein produces MKKENVYIGCSGFYNNDWKGSLFPEDAKSKDFLTLYAKEFNCVEINSTFYRKPTAKTLLKWFDETPDNFKFFIKIPKTISHEKRLNECKEEISEFCNHIQSGVKEKLAGFLYQFPPSFKNTKENLDLICKNLDLKFLNVIEFRHESWWKDEIFQALKEMNIVFSGVSFPSNLPEDFIINNSDVLYYRLHGKPILYKSEYSDKNIENLADKIRQNNLKSYIFFNNTWGTAAIKNSLFLKKTLDE; encoded by the coding sequence ATGAAGAAAGAAAATGTTTACATCGGTTGCTCAGGTTTTTACAACAACGACTGGAAGGGTTCTTTGTTCCCTGAAGATGCAAAAAGCAAAGACTTTCTGACACTTTATGCAAAAGAATTTAACTGTGTAGAAATCAATTCTACTTTTTACCGGAAACCAACTGCGAAAACCCTGCTCAAATGGTTTGATGAAACGCCGGATAATTTTAAATTCTTCATTAAAATTCCGAAGACAATTTCTCATGAAAAAAGGCTGAATGAATGTAAAGAAGAAATTTCAGAATTCTGTAACCATATTCAAAGCGGAGTCAAAGAAAAGCTGGCAGGATTTTTATACCAGTTTCCGCCCTCCTTCAAAAATACAAAGGAAAATCTGGATTTGATTTGTAAAAATTTAGATTTAAAATTCTTAAATGTAATTGAATTTCGTCACGAATCATGGTGGAAAGATGAAATATTTCAGGCTCTAAAGGAAATGAATATCGTTTTTTCTGGGGTCAGTTTTCCATCTAACCTTCCCGAGGATTTTATCATTAATAATTCCGACGTTTTGTACTACAGACTTCACGGGAAGCCAATATTATATAAATCCGAATATTCAGATAAAAACATCGAAAATCTGGCAGATAAAATAAGGCAGAATAATCTGAAATCTTATATCTTTTTCAACAATACGTGGGGAACTGCCGCGATTAAAAATTCTTTATTTCTAAAGAAAACTTTAGATGAATAA
- a CDS encoding YggS family pyridoxal phosphate-dependent enzyme gives MSLQENYNDIKNQLSENVELVAVSKTHPVSAIQEVYDLGQKVFGENKVQELTEKYPQLPKDIQWHLIGHLQTNKVKYIAEFIDTIQSVDSEKLLNEINKEAAKNNRKIKVLLQVKIAEEDSKFGLEVSEAENLFEKFIKGDFPNVEITGLMGMATFTDNQDQVKKEFSVLKNLYNKFNEKRPLKTLSMGMSDDFPIAINCGANSVRVGSAIFGRRDYSQ, from the coding sequence ATGAGTTTACAGGAAAATTACAACGATATAAAAAACCAACTTTCAGAAAATGTGGAGTTGGTTGCGGTTTCAAAAACACATCCCGTTTCGGCAATTCAGGAGGTTTATGATTTGGGTCAAAAGGTTTTTGGCGAAAATAAAGTGCAGGAACTGACAGAAAAATATCCTCAACTACCAAAAGATATTCAGTGGCATCTGATTGGGCATCTGCAGACCAACAAGGTAAAATATATTGCTGAATTTATCGACACCATCCAAAGTGTGGATTCTGAGAAACTTTTAAATGAAATCAACAAAGAAGCTGCGAAAAACAACCGTAAAATCAAGGTCTTGCTTCAGGTGAAAATTGCTGAGGAAGACTCAAAATTCGGCCTTGAAGTTTCTGAAGCTGAAAACTTATTTGAAAAGTTTATTAAGGGAGATTTTCCAAATGTGGAAATCACCGGTTTGATGGGAATGGCGACTTTTACAGATAATCAAGATCAGGTCAAAAAAGAATTTTCAGTTTTAAAAAATCTCTATAATAAATTTAATGAGAAACGTCCATTGAAAACTCTTTCTATGGGAATGAGCGATGATTTTCCGATTGCAATTAACTGCGGTGCCAATTCAGTGCGTGTAGGGTCTGCTATTTTTGGAAGAAGAGATTATTCACAATAA